A single region of the Chloroflexota bacterium genome encodes:
- a CDS encoding MarR family transcriptional regulator has product MLEPNLTSDVARVLDCLPSLRRAVGTDVPVNAEGDTISSTQFYAVRALEHRDRTAGELARAISVRLPTLTQIVDVLVERGWIERRDDPTDRRKVWLALTESGRAAARFAGVAAEDRLRDLMDHMTAPERRALVRGLEALRGAIQLQRRQAPGRSESTRPNGRGH; this is encoded by the coding sequence ATGTTAGAGCCGAACCTGACAAGCGACGTCGCCCGGGTCCTGGATTGTCTACCGTCCCTTCGGCGGGCGGTGGGCACCGACGTGCCCGTCAACGCGGAGGGCGACACGATCTCGTCGACGCAATTCTATGCCGTTCGCGCGCTCGAGCACCGAGACCGAACGGCCGGCGAGTTGGCACGAGCGATCTCGGTGCGACTCCCGACCCTCACCCAGATCGTTGACGTGCTGGTCGAGCGCGGGTGGATCGAGCGTAGGGATGACCCGACTGACCGCCGAAAGGTGTGGCTGGCACTCACCGAAAGCGGACGCGCGGCCGCCCGCTTCGCCGGCGTGGCCGCCGAAGATCGGCTGCGCGACCTGATGGACCACATGACGGCGCCCGAGCGACGGGCGCTCGTTCGCGGGCTCGAGGCGCTGCGCGGGGCAATTCAGCTTCAGCGGCGGCAGGCGCCCGGGCGAAGCGAGTCGACGAGGCCTAACGGCCGAGGTCACTAG
- the trpE gene encoding anthranilate synthase component I, with amino-acid sequence MTSRPSTEFASLATIHTPSLDAALSLRHRGSLLPVYRECIADTETPVSAYVKLRGRSPSFLLESVEGGERQGRYSIIATHPRESLRFLDGEVEIVGDGQTRREPCPDPLAIVDERLKERVAVAVDGLPRFHGGALGYLGFDLIRAYEEVGPSRPAPYDLPLGQLAICDTLVVFDHVKHTIKVVSHVPLQGDVRAEYAAAVERIDAVVARLRTAEPLASGDAVLADVPSRPLRAPVADSNMPRSAFEEHVSTAKDYIAAGDIFQVVLAQRFAVRTRASALAIYRALRMVNPSPYMYLLDFGDYQLVGSSPELLVLVDGDQVSTHPIAGSRPRGATREEDDALERELLANEKERAEHVMLVDLGRNDIGRVCVPGTVHVDNLMSVERYSHVMHIVSNVVGRLRKDLRPIDALRACFPAGTLSGAPKIRAMQIISELEPEGRGAYGGAIGFFGYNGNLETAITIRTAIVRDGVAHVQAGAGIVADSDPAAEYDECVSKAQALLTSVQLAEGLTARPEGGRAEPLAPAAEMGGIASGVREMTHG; translated from the coding sequence ATGACCTCCCGCCCTTCGACCGAATTTGCGTCTCTCGCGACGATCCACACGCCGTCCCTCGACGCCGCGCTGTCTCTTCGTCATCGCGGCTCCCTGCTCCCCGTCTATCGGGAATGCATCGCCGATACGGAGACGCCGGTATCGGCGTACGTCAAGCTGCGAGGACGCTCACCCAGTTTCCTGCTCGAGAGCGTTGAGGGCGGCGAGCGGCAGGGGCGCTACTCGATCATCGCGACACACCCGCGCGAATCCTTGCGATTCCTCGACGGCGAGGTCGAGATCGTCGGAGACGGCCAGACAAGGCGCGAGCCGTGCCCTGACCCGCTTGCCATCGTGGACGAGCGTCTCAAGGAGCGCGTGGCGGTCGCCGTCGACGGGCTGCCGCGCTTTCATGGCGGCGCGCTCGGCTACCTCGGATTCGATCTGATTCGCGCCTACGAGGAGGTCGGGCCATCCCGTCCCGCGCCATACGATCTGCCCCTGGGACAGCTCGCCATCTGCGACACGCTCGTCGTCTTCGATCACGTAAAGCACACGATCAAGGTCGTGTCCCACGTTCCCCTGCAGGGCGACGTTCGGGCCGAATACGCGGCCGCTGTCGAACGGATCGACGCCGTGGTGGCGCGGCTGAGAACGGCGGAGCCACTCGCGAGCGGCGACGCGGTGCTCGCGGACGTGCCATCCCGACCCCTGCGCGCCCCCGTCGCGGACAGCAACATGCCACGGAGCGCGTTCGAAGAACACGTTTCCACCGCGAAGGACTACATCGCGGCGGGCGACATCTTTCAGGTGGTCCTGGCGCAGCGCTTCGCGGTCAGGACGCGGGCGTCGGCGTTGGCCATCTACCGCGCGCTCAGAATGGTCAATCCTTCACCCTACATGTACCTCCTCGATTTCGGGGATTATCAGCTCGTGGGATCGTCGCCGGAGCTCCTCGTTCTCGTCGACGGCGACCAGGTATCGACCCACCCGATCGCCGGATCGCGGCCGCGCGGCGCGACCCGGGAAGAAGACGACGCCCTCGAGCGCGAGCTGCTGGCCAATGAAAAGGAGCGCGCCGAACACGTTATGCTGGTCGATCTCGGTCGGAATGACATCGGACGCGTGTGCGTGCCCGGTACGGTGCACGTGGACAATCTGATGTCCGTGGAGCGGTACTCGCACGTGATGCACATCGTGTCGAACGTAGTCGGGCGGCTACGCAAAGACCTCCGACCGATCGACGCCTTACGCGCGTGCTTTCCCGCCGGGACACTGTCCGGCGCGCCGAAGATCCGCGCGATGCAGATCATTTCCGAGTTGGAGCCCGAGGGGCGCGGGGCGTATGGAGGGGCTATCGGGTTCTTCGGGTACAACGGCAACCTGGAAACGGCCATTACGATTCGGACCGCCATCGTCCGCGACGGCGTGGCCCACGTCCAGGCGGGAGCGGGCATCGTCGCGGACTCCGATCCCGCGGCCGAATACGACGAGTGCGTCTCCAAGGCCCAGGCGCTCTTGACCAGCGTACAGCTCGCCGAGGGCCTCACCGCGCGGCCCGAGGGCGGCCGGGCGGAGCCGCTCGCGCCCGCCGCCGAGATGGGGGGCATCGCCTCCGGCGTGCGGGAGATGACCCATGGCTGA
- the trpD gene encoding anthranilate phosphoribosyltransferase, producing MGIREALAKVVERVDLSEQEASEAMADIVGGSATPAQIGAFAVALRMKGETIEEMTGLGRVMRDAALQVVTDGPVLDTAGTGGDGKGTINISTIAAIVAAAAGVHIAKHHNRAISSRAGSADLLEALGVVCDLPPEQAAQCLRETGVCFLFAPAYHPAMATAAGPRREIGVRTVFNVLGPLTNPARAQHQLLGVPVAELAPKMAEVLRRLGSVHSLVVRGDDGMDEISLSGPTAVFEVEHGAVRHWTLNPADYGYARAPRHAILGGDAKENAVIARTILAGKPSAYRNVIELNAAAAMLAADRVKSIEEGLDVARGVIDDGSAQRKLEHVAEVSQRLKPAPAS from the coding sequence ATGGGAATTCGCGAAGCGCTGGCAAAGGTCGTCGAGCGAGTCGATCTCAGCGAGCAGGAGGCCTCGGAGGCCATGGCCGACATCGTCGGCGGCTCCGCGACCCCTGCCCAGATCGGCGCCTTCGCCGTGGCCCTGCGCATGAAGGGCGAGACGATCGAAGAGATGACGGGTCTCGGGCGCGTCATGCGCGACGCGGCCCTCCAGGTGGTGACCGACGGGCCGGTGCTCGACACCGCCGGTACGGGTGGTGACGGGAAGGGAACCATCAACATCTCGACCATCGCGGCCATCGTCGCCGCCGCGGCGGGCGTGCACATCGCCAAGCACCACAATCGAGCGATCAGCAGCCGCGCGGGCAGCGCTGATCTCCTCGAGGCGCTCGGGGTCGTCTGCGATCTTCCGCCGGAGCAGGCGGCCCAATGCCTGCGCGAGACCGGCGTCTGCTTCCTCTTCGCGCCCGCTTACCATCCGGCCATGGCCACGGCCGCGGGACCGCGGCGGGAGATCGGGGTCCGGACCGTCTTCAACGTCCTCGGGCCCCTGACGAATCCGGCGCGGGCCCAGCACCAGCTTCTCGGCGTGCCGGTGGCCGAGCTGGCGCCGAAGATGGCCGAAGTGCTGCGCCGGCTTGGAAGCGTGCACTCCCTCGTCGTGCGCGGGGACGACGGGATGGACGAGATCTCCCTCTCCGGGCCAACGGCCGTGTTCGAGGTGGAGCACGGAGCCGTCCGGCACTGGACCCTCAACCCCGCCGACTATGGGTACGCCCGCGCGCCTCGGCACGCGATCCTGGGCGGGGACGCGAAGGAGAACGCCGTCATCGCGCGCACGATCCTGGCGGGTAAGCCGAGCGCATACCGCAACGTCATCGAGCTGAACGCCGCCGCAGCCATGCTGGCCGCGGATCGCGTGAAATCCATCGAAGAAGGACTCGACGTCGCGCGAGGCGTCATCGATGACGGCTCGGCACAGCGGAAGCTGGAGCACGTGGCCGAGGTATCGCAGCGCCTAAAGCCAGCGCCGGCGAGCTGA
- a CDS encoding aminodeoxychorismate/anthranilate synthase component II codes for MAERVVGPGPASSQSTEIRVFLVDNYDSFTYNLFQYLSELGSAVTVRRNDRFSLDELAEARPQAIVVSPGPGRPSEAGLTPRVIDRFAPTTPILGVCLGHQAIGEVFGGRIVRAPALFHGKVSAIQHDGRSVYRGLPNPFIATRYHSLVIEPGTVPACLEVTARTADGVIMGVRHRQLPVEGVQFHPESALTPEGKQLLANFLDIARTFGTDGIEEPVASTASRG; via the coding sequence ATGGCTGAACGCGTCGTCGGGCCCGGGCCCGCTTCCTCCCAGAGCACCGAGATCCGCGTGTTTCTCGTCGATAACTACGACTCGTTTACCTACAACCTCTTCCAGTACCTGAGCGAGCTGGGCTCAGCGGTCACGGTGCGGCGAAACGACCGGTTCTCCCTGGACGAGCTGGCCGAGGCACGCCCACAGGCCATCGTGGTCTCGCCCGGACCCGGTCGCCCCTCCGAGGCGGGCTTAACCCCACGCGTCATCGACCGTTTCGCCCCGACCACGCCGATCCTCGGGGTCTGTCTGGGACACCAGGCCATCGGCGAGGTCTTTGGAGGACGGATCGTGCGCGCCCCCGCGCTCTTCCATGGAAAAGTCTCGGCGATCCAGCACGACGGACGGTCGGTGTATCGCGGGCTCCCAAATCCGTTCATCGCAACCCGCTATCATTCGCTGGTCATCGAGCCCGGGACGGTCCCCGCGTGCCTGGAAGTCACCGCCCGCACCGCTGACGGGGTCATCATGGGGGTCCGGCACCGGCAGCTTCCGGTCGAGGGCGTCCAGTTCCATCCGGAATCGGCGCTCACGCCGGAGGGAAAGCAGCTCTTGGCCAATTTTCTGGACATTGCACGGACATTCGGCACGGACGGGATCGAGGAACCGGTGGCGTCGACGGCGTCGCGAGGCTAG
- a CDS encoding MFS transporter — translation MRALASSHRPTLTSILRLRTFEALQFRDFRLLWLGQAAASSGQWMDQVTRGWLMYELTNSPLQLGLVSASRAIPLILFSVVAGAVADRHGRKAQLVIAQITNAVLNFVLAALVVTHHVRPWHVYATALLAGVVMSFQQPARQAMISDLVDEAHLANAVGLNSMVFNASRSVAPALAGVLIAAFDVGGSYILQGVIFVVATVWTVQMNVPDPREQTGHARGRGDGSILGSTIEGGRYIWANRAVRSVILIVLVPSFLGQPYTSLMPVFARDILHVGATGQGLLLTFVGLGALVGAFAVATVGNTGRQGLLMLLGAAIFGLALVGFSASPWFVVSLGLMALSGLCNVTYGTQANTLLQVHTPSAIRGRVMGVYFLSRGLVPLGSLVAGAMASALGAPHTVALMGGACALLALWMLVSAPDLRRMR, via the coding sequence ATGCGCGCTCTCGCCTCGTCCCATCGACCAACGCTGACGTCCATTCTGCGCCTCCGCACGTTCGAAGCCTTGCAGTTCCGGGATTTCCGCTTGCTATGGCTGGGGCAGGCCGCCGCCAGCTCTGGCCAGTGGATGGACCAGGTCACGAGAGGCTGGCTCATGTACGAGCTGACGAATTCGCCGCTCCAGTTGGGTCTCGTCAGCGCCAGCCGCGCCATCCCCCTCATCCTGTTCAGCGTCGTCGCGGGGGCCGTGGCCGACCGTCACGGCCGAAAGGCGCAGCTCGTCATCGCCCAGATCACGAACGCCGTCCTGAACTTCGTCCTGGCGGCTCTCGTGGTCACCCACCACGTCCGCCCGTGGCACGTGTATGCGACTGCGCTGCTGGCGGGCGTGGTGATGTCCTTCCAGCAGCCCGCGCGCCAGGCGATGATCTCCGACCTCGTCGACGAGGCGCACCTGGCCAACGCGGTCGGGCTGAACTCGATGGTCTTCAACGCGAGCCGGAGCGTGGCGCCAGCCCTGGCGGGCGTACTCATCGCGGCCTTCGACGTGGGCGGGTCCTACATCTTGCAGGGCGTCATCTTTGTTGTGGCCACTGTCTGGACGGTCCAGATGAACGTGCCCGATCCGCGCGAGCAGACCGGCCACGCGAGGGGCAGGGGTGACGGCTCGATTCTCGGCAGCACCATCGAGGGGGGACGATACATTTGGGCGAACCGCGCCGTCCGGAGCGTGATCCTCATCGTGCTGGTCCCGTCGTTTTTGGGCCAGCCCTACACCAGCTTGATGCCGGTCTTCGCTCGGGACATCCTGCACGTCGGGGCGACCGGGCAGGGCTTGCTCTTGACGTTTGTCGGGCTGGGAGCCCTGGTGGGCGCCTTCGCGGTAGCGACGGTTGGCAATACCGGCCGCCAGGGCCTACTGATGCTCCTTGGTGCAGCCATCTTCGGCCTCGCGCTGGTCGGCTTCTCGGCGTCGCCGTGGTTCGTGGTCTCCCTCGGGCTGATGGCGCTGAGCGGGCTCTGCAACGTCACCTATGGCACCCAGGCGAACACCCTGTTGCAGGTCCACACGCCGTCGGCGATTCGCGGGCGCGTCATGGGCGTGTATTTTCTCAGCCGCGGTCTGGTTCCCCTGGGGAGCCTGGTGGCGGGGGCGATGGCGTCGGCGCTGGGCGCCCCCCACACCGTCGCCCTGATGGGCGGCGCCTGCGCGCTGCTCGCCCTCTGGATGCTCGTGTCCGCTCCCGACCTGCGTCGCATGCGATGA
- a CDS encoding PA14 domain-containing protein, with translation MIDLLVFTLLTAACVLLVRRVRLLGFAALRPPTGLFASMAARIAGPEETEAHPPPLRPTPPIAAPPVTADEEAPGWATAPPSREPEAVAEGAVAPPYPLSRRLAVSWIAAAGLSTAAILFQHQLWLNQDNLRPFWALLATSTAAALALWIGARWPQSLPSSGGAGPPGANRVGMWLARRAPAIFAPGPRRSAVTGVQLLVAAAVGAAASIGLFWTERHGGIAWVLYVAACVLFLVGVWLLTRATVEGLVGSWQRSDSIAIGIALLSAFVARTWSLSDVPRGVWFDESFHAISIAMRVMQDPTYRPIWLPGIAPEAAAYWFLTIPFLALWPHDPMAIRLPAAISGTLAVGAVYLLARGLFDRRVAIAAAGLSVGLVWQLNFSRIAFNAMSSVFLDTFAAALFVAGLKRRNTFAFAAAGLSLGVGFNFYYTTRVAIAVLAVVAAHRILFMRLAFFRDYWRGIALFLVGIVLGASPILEYGVQHPDEFNQRMGQVTVMTEIRQANSWQPLVNNVRAHLLMFDVRGDPNGRHNWTGRPMLSPVIGAMAVLGLILALSQIARWTYVLPLAWFVLMLAGGVFSVTWEAPQGLRTIDEVTGVALFAGIGMGALWGTLQALLGGALRTVPVGAIPGARVGGGLRLRLAGVVSGILAIALVSGTSATEISRYFTVQQRDNRTWGEFLTPQAEAARRINRVPTDWKVLVDPFFAGDPSVQFLLNPKRDLVPFERTDLPVTGAGAAAIFLSDREPSLADRIAQLYPTAQEDTVTTPSGDHIGMYEFQLGPEDIQATEGVLAHYGVGDRRMDRREARLDFPWPASTPMPAPFPASFETTLSATTFGSYRFRLEGPGDATVTIDGARVVRGGQEAAIALAKGPHALRVDLSDAGLAPLRLLWAPPQQELGDVPIDVLHAPPVRVTGLLAKLYNGREPTSQPAIEEIDPSVDIRVNAIPLPRPYNVEWTGSILAPQDGTYRFGTNSIDSSTLWIDGQQVLTNTAPNAMVEGTIQLSAGWHDIRVGWLDATGFTHIQMSWTRPGGAPETVPSQALRPWPPAVIAEAQPSDADVAQAAALLSSQPIARGEAPQAPTSGTVLAGSTALSQPRGVTVTPDGTTYIADAGRRAIIEIPPDGGAPRALAQGQLKEPSAVAVLRDRTVLALDAGAGAIWRIDMDTGKLGDRFAPDQGFYGPRGIAVALDGRVAVADTGNNRIVIIPSTGSGAQVIGGLREPTDVAFLPDGSLLVAETGAKQITIVRSDGGRVSSWPMPEAYTVVGPHVAVLPRGGWVATAPEARTLLRMAPNGREPQQWGVDTGFKKPVGIAVSAQGIVVTDTDAGTATTYRAP, from the coding sequence ATGATCGATCTGCTGGTCTTCACGCTCCTCACCGCCGCCTGCGTCCTCCTCGTCCGGCGTGTCCGCCTTCTCGGCTTCGCCGCCCTTCGGCCCCCAACAGGGCTGTTCGCTTCAATGGCCGCGCGAATCGCGGGGCCCGAGGAGACGGAGGCGCACCCACCCCCCCTGCGGCCCACGCCCCCGATCGCGGCTCCGCCCGTGACCGCCGACGAGGAAGCTCCCGGATGGGCGACGGCCCCGCCGTCCCGCGAGCCGGAGGCCGTCGCGGAGGGCGCGGTCGCCCCGCCGTATCCGCTCTCTCGGCGGCTCGCCGTCTCCTGGATCGCCGCCGCCGGGCTCTCCACCGCCGCGATCCTCTTCCAGCACCAGCTCTGGCTGAATCAGGACAATCTTCGGCCGTTCTGGGCGCTGCTCGCTACCTCGACGGCCGCGGCGCTGGCGCTATGGATCGGAGCACGCTGGCCCCAGTCCCTGCCAAGCAGCGGAGGCGCAGGGCCGCCCGGCGCCAACCGCGTCGGCATGTGGCTCGCGCGACGCGCCCCCGCGATCTTTGCCCCCGGCCCGCGGCGTTCGGCGGTCACGGGCGTGCAACTCCTCGTCGCGGCGGCGGTCGGCGCGGCTGCCTCGATCGGGCTCTTCTGGACCGAGCGCCACGGCGGAATCGCGTGGGTCCTGTACGTCGCGGCGTGCGTGCTCTTCCTTGTGGGCGTCTGGCTCCTGACTCGAGCGACCGTCGAGGGACTGGTCGGAAGCTGGCAACGCTCGGACTCGATCGCTATCGGAATCGCCCTGCTGTCCGCCTTCGTCGCGCGGACGTGGTCGCTGAGCGACGTGCCGCGCGGTGTGTGGTTCGACGAATCGTTCCATGCCATCTCGATCGCCATGCGTGTGATGCAGGACCCCACATATCGGCCGATCTGGCTGCCCGGAATCGCGCCGGAGGCCGCCGCATACTGGTTCCTGACCATTCCCTTCCTTGCCCTCTGGCCCCACGACCCCATGGCCATTCGCTTGCCCGCCGCCATCAGCGGGACGCTCGCGGTGGGGGCCGTCTATCTCCTGGCCCGGGGCCTCTTCGATCGACGCGTCGCCATCGCGGCCGCGGGGCTGAGCGTCGGGCTGGTCTGGCAGCTCAATTTCAGCCGGATCGCATTCAACGCGATGAGCTCGGTGTTTCTCGACACCTTTGCCGCCGCGCTCTTCGTCGCCGGGTTGAAGCGGAGGAACACGTTCGCGTTCGCCGCTGCGGGACTCTCCCTCGGCGTCGGCTTCAATTTCTACTACACGACGCGCGTCGCGATTGCGGTCCTCGCGGTGGTCGCAGCGCACCGGATCCTCTTCATGCGCCTGGCGTTCTTCCGCGATTACTGGCGAGGCATCGCGCTCTTCCTCGTCGGCATCGTCCTCGGGGCGAGCCCGATTCTCGAGTACGGCGTGCAGCATCCGGACGAGTTCAACCAGCGCATGGGCCAGGTCACCGTCATGACGGAGATCCGCCAGGCGAATAGCTGGCAGCCTCTCGTCAACAACGTGCGGGCGCACCTCCTGATGTTCGACGTTCGCGGCGACCCCAACGGGCGCCACAACTGGACCGGGCGGCCGATGTTGAGCCCCGTGATCGGTGCCATGGCCGTCCTGGGGCTGATCCTCGCGCTGTCGCAGATCGCTCGATGGACCTATGTGCTTCCGCTGGCGTGGTTCGTGCTCATGCTGGCAGGAGGCGTATTCTCCGTGACGTGGGAGGCGCCGCAGGGGCTTCGAACGATCGACGAGGTAACCGGCGTCGCCCTATTCGCGGGAATCGGCATGGGCGCCCTGTGGGGGACGCTGCAGGCCCTTCTCGGCGGCGCCCTGCGCACGGTGCCCGTCGGCGCGATCCCGGGCGCGCGCGTGGGCGGGGGCTTGCGCCTGCGCCTCGCCGGGGTCGTTTCCGGCATCCTTGCCATCGCGCTGGTCAGCGGCACCAGCGCGACGGAGATCAGCCGCTACTTCACCGTGCAGCAGCGAGACAACCGCACCTGGGGCGAGTTTCTCACGCCGCAGGCCGAGGCGGCTCGCCGGATCAATCGGGTGCCGACCGACTGGAAAGTGCTCGTCGACCCCTTCTTCGCCGGCGATCCCAGCGTCCAGTTCCTGCTGAACCCAAAGCGCGACCTCGTCCCCTTCGAGCGGACCGATCTGCCGGTCACGGGGGCGGGAGCCGCGGCCATCTTTCTTTCTGACCGTGAACCGTCTCTCGCCGACCGAATCGCTCAGCTCTACCCGACAGCCCAGGAAGACACCGTCACGACCCCCAGCGGCGACCACATCGGGATGTACGAATTTCAGCTCGGGCCCGAGGACATCCAGGCGACGGAGGGGGTTCTCGCGCACTATGGGGTCGGCGACCGGAGGATGGACCGGCGTGAAGCGCGCCTCGATTTTCCCTGGCCAGCCTCGACGCCGATGCCGGCGCCGTTTCCGGCGTCCTTCGAAACCACCCTGAGCGCGACGACGTTCGGGAGTTATCGCTTCCGATTGGAGGGCCCGGGCGATGCGACCGTGACGATCGACGGCGCTCGCGTCGTCAGGGGCGGCCAGGAGGCGGCAATTGCGCTGGCGAAGGGGCCCCACGCGCTCCGGGTCGACCTCTCCGACGCCGGTTTGGCGCCACTCCGCCTCCTCTGGGCGCCTCCGCAGCAGGAGCTCGGGGACGTCCCCATCGACGTGCTGCACGCGCCGCCAGTCCGGGTGACCGGGCTCCTGGCCAAGCTGTACAACGGCCGCGAGCCCACGAGCCAGCCAGCGATTGAGGAGATCGATCCCTCGGTCGATATTCGCGTGAACGCGATCCCGCTGCCCCGCCCGTACAACGTCGAGTGGACCGGATCGATCCTCGCGCCGCAGGATGGGACGTACCGGTTCGGTACCAACAGCATTGACTCCAGCACCCTCTGGATCGACGGCCAGCAGGTCCTGACGAATACCGCACCCAACGCCATGGTCGAGGGGACGATCCAGTTGAGCGCGGGCTGGCACGACATCCGCGTTGGCTGGCTGGACGCGACGGGATTCACCCACATCCAGATGTCCTGGACGCGGCCGGGCGGCGCTCCGGAGACCGTGCCAAGCCAGGCCCTCCGCCCGTGGCCGCCGGCGGTCATCGCCGAGGCGCAGCCATCTGACGCGGATGTCGCGCAGGCCGCCGCCCTCCTGTCATCGCAGCCGATCGCGCGCGGGGAAGCCCCCCAGGCGCCCACGAGCGGCACGGTTCTGGCAGGGTCCACTGCCCTCTCTCAGCCGCGGGGCGTGACCGTCACCCCGGACGGTACGACGTACATCGCCGACGCCGGGCGCCGTGCCATCATCGAGATCCCGCCCGACGGCGGGGCGCCGCGCGCCCTGGCGCAGGGTCAGTTGAAGGAGCCGTCGGCGGTCGCGGTCCTGCGCGACCGAACGGTCCTGGCGCTCGACGCCGGTGCCGGGGCCATCTGGCGGATCGACATGGACACCGGGAAACTCGGCGACCGCTTCGCGCCGGATCAGGGCTTCTACGGGCCGCGTGGCATCGCGGTCGCGCTCGACGGTCGCGTCGCGGTGGCGGACACCGGCAACAATCGGATCGTCATCATTCCATCGACGGGCTCCGGTGCCCAGGTGATCGGAGGCCTTCGAGAGCCAACCGACGTGGCCTTTCTGCCGGATGGGAGCTTGTTGGTCGCGGAGACCGGCGCGAAGCAGATCACCATCGTTCGGTCGGATGGCGGTCGAGTCTCGAGCTGGCCCATGCCCGAGGCCTATACCGTCGTCGGTCCGCACGTTGCCGTGCTGCCGCGCGGGGGCTGGGTGGCCACGGCGCCCGAAGCGCGAACGCTGCTGCGGATGGCGCCGAACGGTCGGGAGCCGCAGCAGTGGGGAGTCGACACCGGGTTCAAGAAGCCCGTCGGCATCGCCGTGAGCGCGCAGGGGATCGTCGTGACGGACACCGACGCAGGAACGGCCACGACCTACCGAGCGCCGTGA
- the thpR gene encoding RNA 2',3'-cyclic phosphodiesterase, with translation MTDDRLRLFIAIELPTAWREALVREEQALEAAVPGFARWVKPELMHLTLLFLGAQPQAVLDRVHRSMEAVCTGRPAFSLEPGELGSFGSPRSLRVIWAGVRDLPPGSLGLLQRGLVDALAEAGVRWEPSDFHPHLTLGRANRREPAARSEAMHRALKGRATASSALAALQPFRCESIDLIRSDLRREGPSYTCIHRSQLGARSQLGTQDEPAS, from the coding sequence ATGACCGACGACCGCCTGCGGCTCTTCATCGCCATCGAGCTGCCGACAGCATGGCGCGAAGCGCTGGTCCGGGAGGAACAGGCGCTCGAGGCGGCGGTCCCCGGGTTCGCTCGCTGGGTCAAGCCGGAGCTCATGCACCTGACGCTCCTGTTCCTCGGGGCACAGCCGCAGGCGGTCCTGGATCGCGTACATCGGAGCATGGAGGCGGTTTGCACGGGACGGCCGGCTTTTAGCCTGGAGCCTGGCGAGCTCGGCTCCTTCGGCTCCCCTCGCTCACTCCGGGTGATCTGGGCAGGCGTCCGAGATCTCCCCCCGGGATCGCTGGGGCTACTCCAGCGCGGCCTCGTGGACGCCTTGGCCGAGGCCGGGGTGAGGTGGGAGCCGTCCGACTTCCACCCGCACCTGACCCTCGGTCGGGCCAATCGGCGGGAGCCCGCCGCCCGCTCGGAGGCGATGCACCGCGCACTGAAAGGTCGTGCCACGGCATCCTCCGCGCTGGCCGCCCTCCAGCCGTTCCGCTGCGAGAGCATCGACCTCATCCGGAGCGATCTGCGACGCGAGGGTCCGAGCTATACGTGCATCCACCGATCTCAGCTCGGCGCCCGGTCCCAGCTCGGCACGCAGGATGAACCAGCGAGTTGA
- the trpS gene encoding tryptophan--tRNA ligase: protein MATGRLLTGDRPTGPLHLGHYVGTLENRVRLQDQFECFFIIADLHVLTTAYDDPSPIRRNIRELVLDYLSVGIDPTRSTIYLQSLVPEVAEIALLFGMLVSVPRLQRMPTLKDMVRDLKLETASLGLLSYPVLQSADILMVRGEIVPVGKDQVSHVELTREIARRFNSLYGNVFPEPQALVGRVGTLPGTDGRGKMSKSLNNAIYLSDDEETVTRRVMGMYTDPTRIHATDPGHVRGNPVFAYHDAFNPDRAEVASLKRRYRAGTVGDVEVKRRLAHALNEFLEPIRARRREFASDPDLVDHIIVTGSERARAEAAATVRAMKRAMHLDYFAMAAAR from the coding sequence ATGGCGACGGGGCGATTGTTGACGGGCGATCGACCGACAGGCCCGTTGCATCTGGGTCATTACGTCGGCACGCTGGAGAACCGGGTGCGGCTCCAGGACCAGTTCGAGTGTTTCTTCATCATCGCCGACCTGCACGTTCTCACGACCGCCTACGACGATCCATCGCCCATTCGGCGCAATATTCGCGAGCTGGTGCTGGACTACCTCAGCGTCGGAATTGATCCGACGCGAAGCACCATCTATCTCCAGTCGCTGGTCCCCGAAGTCGCGGAGATCGCCCTCCTCTTCGGCATGTTGGTCTCGGTGCCTCGCCTCCAACGGATGCCCACCCTGAAAGACATGGTTCGCGACCTGAAGCTGGAGACCGCGTCGCTTGGCTTGCTCTCCTATCCGGTCCTGCAATCGGCCGACATCCTGATGGTGCGGGGAGAGATCGTTCCGGTGGGCAAGGACCAGGTCTCTCACGTGGAGCTGACCCGCGAGATCGCCCGTCGGTTCAACTCCCTGTACGGCAACGTTTTCCCCGAGCCGCAGGCCCTGGTGGGTCGCGTGGGCACGCTGCCGGGCACCGACGGGCGAGGGAAGATGAGTAAGTCCCTCAACAACGCCATCTACCTGTCAGACGACGAGGAGACGGTGACTCGTCGCGTGATGGGGATGTACACGGACCCGACCCGCATCCATGCGACGGACCCGGGCCACGTGCGCGGGAATCCCGTCTTCGCCTACCACGACGCGTTCAATCCCGACCGCGCGGAGGTCGCCAGCCTGAAGCGGCGCTACCGCGCGGGGACGGTCGGGGATGTGGAGGTGAAGCGACGGCTCGCCCACGCCTTGAACGAGTTCCTGGAGCCCATCAGGGCCCGTCGGCGCGAGTTCGCGAGCGATCCGGACCTCGTGGACCACATTATCGTGACCGGTAGCGAGCGCGCCCGCGCCGAGGCGGCGGCGACTGTGCGCGCCATGAAGCGTGCGATGCACCTCGACTACTTCGCGATGGCGGCGGCGCGATGA